A single Hippocampus zosterae strain Florida chromosome 17, ASM2543408v3, whole genome shotgun sequence DNA region contains:
- the tbc1d16 gene encoding TBC1 domain family member 16 isoform X2: MRAYLLGKVLFPSFPTRLCARQVSDEKSCMQFSIQRSTLPSAESHPEEKLYRRLDVTTWLRHLNQNGQVEEEYKLRKAIFFGGIDPSIRGEVWPFLLHYYSYDSTSQEREAWRLQKRTHYHDVQQRRLSMSPEEHSDFWRKVQFTVDKDVVRTDRSNQFFRGDNNPNVEIMRRILLNYAVFNPDMGYCQGMSDLVAPLLTEIQDESDTFWCFVGLMENTIFISSPRDDDMERQLMYLRELLRLMLPDFHQHLMALGEDGLQLLFCHRWILLCFKREFPDTDALRMWEACWAHYQTDYFHLFLCVAIIVLYGEDVTDQQLATDQMLLHFSNLSMHMNGELVLRKARSLLYQFRLLPRIPCSLHDLCKLCGPGMWDSRYIPAVECSGEHPDSRCCPYGGTSTPLPSSPAPSCSPSRGAKSRDIFTFRKQS, translated from the exons ATGAGAGCATATCTCCTTGGCAAAG TCCTTTTCCCATCATTCCCTACTCGTCTGTGTGCACGCCAGGTGTCGGATGAGAAGTCCTGTATGCAATTCTCCATCCAGAGGTCCACGCTGCCGTCGGCCGAGAGCCACCCCGAGGAGAAGCTCTACCGGAGGCTGGATGTTACCACTTGGTTACGACACCTCAATCAAAACGGCCAGGTTGAGGAGGAGTATAAGCTGCGCAAG GCCATATTCTTCGGGGGTATCGACCCGTCCATCCGTGGCGAGGTGTGGCCCTTCCTCTTGCACTACTACAGCTATGACTCGACTTCGCAGGAAAGGGAGGCGTGGAGGCTACAAAAGCGGACACACTACCACGACGTCCAGCAGAGGAG GTTGTCCATGAGCCCCGAGGAGCACAGCGACTTCTGGAGGAAGGTTCAGTTCACTGTGGACAAGGACGTGGTGAGGACAGACCGCAGCAACCAGTTCTTCAGGGGTGACAACAACCCCAACGTGGAGATCATGAG GCGAATCCTGCTCAACTACGCCGTGTTTAACCCGGACATGGGCTACTGCCAGGGCATGTCAGACCTGGTGGCCCCGCTCCTGACCGAGATCCAAGACGAAAGCGACACCTTCTGGTGCTTTGTGGGCCTCATGGAGAACACCATCTTCATCAGCTCGCCGCGTGATGACGACATGGAGAGGCAGCTG ATGTACCTGCGGGAGCTGCTGCGCCTCATGCTGCCTGATTTCCACCAGCACCTTATGGCGCTGGGCGAGGACGGCCTCCAGCTGCTCTTCTGCCACCGCTGGATCCTCCTTTGCTTCAAGCGCGAGTTCCCTGACACGGACGCTCTGCGCATGTGGGAGGCCTGCTGGGCTCACTACCAG ACGGATTACTTCCACCTGTTCCTGTGCGTGGCCATCATCGTCCTGTACGGCGAGGATGTGACGGATCAGCAGCTGGCCACCGACCAAATGCTGCTGCACTTCAGCAACCTGTCTATGCACATGAACGGAGAGCTGGTGCTACGCAAG GCGCGCAGCCTCTTGTACCAATTCCGCCTCCTACCCAGAATCCCTTGCAGCCTCCATGACCTGTGTAAACTGTGCGGGCCGGGCATGTGGGACAGCCGCTACATTCCCGCCGTGGAGTGTTCGGGCGAGCACCCGGACTCGCGGTGCTGCCCTTACGGGGGCACGTCCACGCCACTGCCTTCCTCGCCCGCCCCGTCCTGCTCGCCCTCAAGAGGCGCCAAATCCCGGGATATTTTCACCTTCAGGAAACAGTCCTGA